The following are encoded together in the Salvelinus alpinus chromosome 37, SLU_Salpinus.1, whole genome shotgun sequence genome:
- the LOC139565757 gene encoding galactose-specific lectin nattectin-like, translating into MTMLTIFLLLSAAFALGDARDLNDTENQIMENLIRNLPIESEEMGAKEKQGLQTRSSSCPPGWHSYRTHCYHYVPIMAKWPEAEHYCLLLGGNLASVHSLSQYNFLQSVIQSSTSKAQRTWIGANDAIKEGLWLWSDGSRFSYQNWGQGQPDNTYNGAGNDNTNGHEHCMEMNYGGDFRQNDASCWMQLPFMCSRKL; encoded by the exons ATGACGATGTTGACCATATTTCTGCTTCTCAGCGCTGCCTTTGCTCTGGGTGATGCAA GGGATCTGAATGACACAGAGAATCAAATTATGGAGAACCTGATACGCAACCTGCCAATCG AGTCTGAGGAGATGGGAGCGAAGGAGAAGCAGGGACTACAAACCAGGAGTTCATCATGCCCACCTGGTTGGCACAGTTATAGGACACACTGCTATCACTACGTCCCCATCATGGCCAAATGGCCAGAGGCAGAG CATTACTGTTTGCTATTGGGAGGTAACCTGGCGTCAGTGCACAGCCTCTCCCAGTATAACTTCCTTCAGTCAGTTATCCAAAGTAGTACCAGCAAAGCCCAGCGCACCTGGATTGGAGCCAACGATGCCATCAAG GAGGGTCTTTGGCTGTGGAGCGACGGGTCCAGGTTTAGCTACCAGAACTGGGGCCAGGGGCAACCCGATAACACCTACAATGGTGCTGGGAACGACAACACGAATGGCCATGAGCATTGTATGGAGATGAACTATGGAG GTGACTTCAGGCAGAATGATGCATCCTGCTGGATGCAACTTCCATTCATGTGTTCCAGAAAGCTGTAA